A stretch of Vigna angularis cultivar LongXiaoDou No.4 chromosome 4, ASM1680809v1, whole genome shotgun sequence DNA encodes these proteins:
- the LOC108332185 gene encoding probable mediator of RNA polymerase II transcription subunit 26c isoform X1, translating into MDLDDFRSILDTSGVDVWMFIDAAIAVASADCAAELKRRRDSIVESLYSATAAPPQCRNCGDGHRLRPNGHQVAKQNSPSPSPERQPQRRAAAATANSPATPQSLENDDGGEELDPYGGLFDDEQKKILDIKEQLEEPDQSEDSLVELLQSLADMDITFQALKETDIGRHVNRLRKHPSNDVRRLVKLLVRKWKEIVDEWVKLNPQGGSNTLMADGDSPVQKTTQNGHHHQVEIPDFAYSPNPHNGSSGSDRNNSEAEHKPKVIPRSEARPKPTPAPSVSTPASASQNRQRQSSFDAERLASARRRLQENYKEAENAKRQRTIQVMDINELPKSKPKNAFFGKNKGGGGSQGRHW; encoded by the exons ATGGATTTGGACGATTTCCGATCCATATTGGACACCTCGGGCGTCGACGTCTGGATGTTCATCGACGCTGCAATCGCCGTCGCCTCCGCGGACTGCGCTGCCGAATTGAAGCGCCGCCGCGACTCCATCGTGGAGAGTCTCTACTCCGCCACAGCCGCGCCTCCGCAGTGCCGCAATTGTGGCGACGGCCACCGCCTCAGGCCCAACGGCCACCAAGTCGCGAAGCAGAACAGCCCTAGCCCTAGCCCCGAACGGCAACCTCAGCGACGCGCCGCCGCCGCTACAGCCAATTCCCCTGCGACGCCGCAGTCTCTGGAAAACGATGACGGCGGCGAGGAGTTGGATCCTTACGGTGGTTTGTTCGACGACGAACAGAAGAAGATTCTAGATATTAAAGAGCAACTCGAAGAGCCTGACCAG TCTGAAGATTCCTTGGTGGAGTTGCTGCAAAGCCTTGCGGACATGGATATTACATTCCAAGCTTTGAAG GAAACTGACATCGGGAGGCACGTGAATCGGTTACGGAAGCATCCTTCAAACGACGTTCGTCGATTGGTGAAGCTGCTTGTCAG GAAGTGGAAGGAAATTGTGGATGAGTGGGTGAAGTTGAATCCACAGGGAGGAAGCAACACTCTGATGG CTGATGGAGACTCGCCTGTGCAGAAAACCACCCAAAATGGGCATCATCATCAGGTTGAG ATTCCTGATTTTGCATACTCGCCAAATCCACACA ATGGGAGTTCAGGTTCTGACCGTAACAACTCTGAAGCAGAACACAAACCGAAGGTGATTCCGCGCAGTGAAGCTCGGCCAAAACCCACGCCTGCACCGTCAGTTTCAACCCCTGCTTCCGCTTCTCAAAAC AGACAAAGGCAGAGCAGTTTTGACGCGGAGAGGCTTGCTTCTGCCAGAAGGCGGCTTCAAGAGAACTACAAAGAGGCTGAAAATG CCAAAAGGCAAAGAACTATTCAGGTTATGGACATCAATGAGTTACCAAAGTCAAAACCCAAGAATGCCTTCTTTGGGAAGAACAAAGGTGGTGGTGGTTCTCAGGGAAGGCACTGGTGA
- the LOC108332185 gene encoding probable mediator of RNA polymerase II transcription subunit 26c isoform X2, producing the protein MDLDDFRSILDTSGVDVWMFIDAAIAVASADCAAELKRRRDSIVESLYSATAAPPQCRNCGDGHRLRPNGHQVAKQNSPSPSPERQPQRRAAAATANSPATPQSLENDDGGEELDPYGGLFDDEQKKILDIKEQLEEPDQSEDSLVELLQSLADMDITFQALKETDIGRHVNRLRKHPSNDVRRLVKLLVRKWKEIVDEWVKLNPQGGSNTLMADGDSPVQKTTQNGHHHQIPDFAYSPNPHNGSSGSDRNNSEAEHKPKVIPRSEARPKPTPAPSVSTPASASQNRQRQSSFDAERLASARRRLQENYKEAENAKRQRTIQVMDINELPKSKPKNAFFGKNKGGGGSQGRHW; encoded by the exons ATGGATTTGGACGATTTCCGATCCATATTGGACACCTCGGGCGTCGACGTCTGGATGTTCATCGACGCTGCAATCGCCGTCGCCTCCGCGGACTGCGCTGCCGAATTGAAGCGCCGCCGCGACTCCATCGTGGAGAGTCTCTACTCCGCCACAGCCGCGCCTCCGCAGTGCCGCAATTGTGGCGACGGCCACCGCCTCAGGCCCAACGGCCACCAAGTCGCGAAGCAGAACAGCCCTAGCCCTAGCCCCGAACGGCAACCTCAGCGACGCGCCGCCGCCGCTACAGCCAATTCCCCTGCGACGCCGCAGTCTCTGGAAAACGATGACGGCGGCGAGGAGTTGGATCCTTACGGTGGTTTGTTCGACGACGAACAGAAGAAGATTCTAGATATTAAAGAGCAACTCGAAGAGCCTGACCAG TCTGAAGATTCCTTGGTGGAGTTGCTGCAAAGCCTTGCGGACATGGATATTACATTCCAAGCTTTGAAG GAAACTGACATCGGGAGGCACGTGAATCGGTTACGGAAGCATCCTTCAAACGACGTTCGTCGATTGGTGAAGCTGCTTGTCAG GAAGTGGAAGGAAATTGTGGATGAGTGGGTGAAGTTGAATCCACAGGGAGGAAGCAACACTCTGATGG CTGATGGAGACTCGCCTGTGCAGAAAACCACCCAAAATGGGCATCATCATCAG ATTCCTGATTTTGCATACTCGCCAAATCCACACA ATGGGAGTTCAGGTTCTGACCGTAACAACTCTGAAGCAGAACACAAACCGAAGGTGATTCCGCGCAGTGAAGCTCGGCCAAAACCCACGCCTGCACCGTCAGTTTCAACCCCTGCTTCCGCTTCTCAAAAC AGACAAAGGCAGAGCAGTTTTGACGCGGAGAGGCTTGCTTCTGCCAGAAGGCGGCTTCAAGAGAACTACAAAGAGGCTGAAAATG CCAAAAGGCAAAGAACTATTCAGGTTATGGACATCAATGAGTTACCAAAGTCAAAACCCAAGAATGCCTTCTTTGGGAAGAACAAAGGTGGTGGTGGTTCTCAGGGAAGGCACTGGTGA